A single window of Leptospiraceae bacterium DNA harbors:
- a CDS encoding response regulator → MKTILLIDDDAAIRDSVSLILKNEGYKVILAENGENGVSLALGYKPDLILCDISMPGMSGLETFSEVNYDSIEEMIPFVFVTAKADKIDVRKAMHLGAADYITKPFQIDDLLATVKTQLLKKELLIQRFQGERIRLLAKLEDELLAKDKEIERLQKLLPEQKDELPLHKESILSKDESKAEKSSNHILLIVYSPLLRLRITSNIRKLFSCNIYEAETMQEALRLTDSLDIAYIILESSLPKLDPLKIIRQIKFKPNLASAPILIAAENIDQDMINTFAKIGNIDFILNPFHPEKLVSKISKYITQVEHLPIN, encoded by the coding sequence ATGAAAACAATTCTACTCATTGATGATGATGCCGCAATTAGAGATTCAGTCAGTTTGATTTTAAAGAATGAAGGATATAAAGTTATTCTGGCAGAAAATGGCGAGAATGGGGTTTCTCTTGCGTTAGGATATAAACCCGATTTAATACTATGTGATATTTCGATGCCTGGAATGAGTGGATTAGAAACTTTTTCAGAAGTAAATTATGATTCTATTGAAGAGATGATTCCTTTCGTTTTTGTTACAGCGAAGGCAGATAAAATAGATGTTCGTAAAGCAATGCATTTAGGAGCAGCGGATTATATTACTAAGCCGTTTCAAATAGACGATTTATTGGCAACTGTAAAAACTCAGTTGCTTAAGAAAGAATTGTTAATCCAAAGATTTCAGGGTGAGAGAATTAGACTTCTTGCTAAATTAGAAGATGAACTTCTTGCTAAAGATAAGGAAATTGAACGACTCCAAAAGCTTCTTCCTGAGCAAAAGGATGAGTTGCCTCTCCATAAAGAATCAATATTGAGCAAAGACGAAAGCAAAGCTGAAAAATCCTCAAATCACATTTTATTAATAGTGTATAGCCCTCTCTTACGATTAAGGATAACCTCTAATATCCGTAAATTATTTTCTTGCAATATTTATGAGGCTGAAACAATGCAGGAAGCTCTTCGACTCACAGATAGTCTAGATATAGCTTATATTATTCTGGAATCGAGTCTACCTAAGCTTGATCCCTTGAAGATCATTCGACAGATTAAATTCAAACCAAATTTAGCAAGTGCTCCTATTTTAATTGCAGCGGAGAATATTGATCAAGATATGATAAATACTTTTGCTAAGATTGGAAACATTGATTTTATATTAAATCCATTTCATCCGGAGAAATTAGTATCAAAGATTTCAAAGTATATTACGCAAGTCGAACATCTCCCCATCAATTAA
- a CDS encoding response regulator — translation MKKILCIDDDPVTIMFCTGIIKRNSFAAEVVSALGGQQAIDYYASLQKASAGEKEHYPDLIFLDLNMPIMNGWEFLDEFVKTYYSDFPKTKVAILTSSIDPKDEERATEYTIAIDFLSKPLTAKMLNELKTIFESEQK, via the coding sequence ATGAAAAAAATACTTTGTATCGACGATGATCCAGTTACTATTATGTTTTGCACTGGAATCATTAAAAGAAATTCTTTTGCAGCCGAAGTTGTAAGTGCTCTCGGCGGTCAACAGGCTATCGATTATTATGCATCTCTACAAAAAGCATCTGCTGGGGAAAAAGAGCATTATCCTGATCTAATATTCTTAGATTTGAATATGCCTATTATGAATGGCTGGGAATTTTTAGATGAATTTGTGAAAACGTATTATAGCGATTTTCCTAAAACAAAAGTGGCAATTCTAACATCTTCGATTGATCCAAAGGATGAAGAAAGGGCAACAGAGTATACAATCGCAATTGATTTTCTTTCGAAGCCATTAACTGCTAAAATGCTAAATGAATTAAAAACAATTTTTGAATCGGAACAGAAGTAA
- a CDS encoding nitroreductase, whose product MEVKEAILNRKSIRKYLPKPIEKEKLERLLETTRRAPTWKNTQGYKIAVVQGKTKENIANDFVKAIDAGIAENPDYPYQDFYPNYIKKRMLELGAAYFGHMQVDRKDKEKRKELMLENFKFFGAPVGVFFLMEKGMNYWPTLDLGILIGTFLIAARDEGLETIAQASLAAFPDIVRKNLGLVDNWTVAVGVSLGYGDLEDNTNKFQSPRAESAEIIQFFD is encoded by the coding sequence ATGGAAGTAAAAGAAGCAATCTTAAATAGAAAATCAATTCGAAAGTATTTACCAAAGCCTATTGAAAAAGAAAAGCTAGAGCGGTTACTGGAAACTACCCGCAGAGCTCCTACTTGGAAGAATACGCAGGGTTATAAAATCGCAGTGGTTCAAGGTAAAACAAAGGAAAATATCGCGAATGATTTTGTTAAAGCCATAGATGCAGGGATAGCGGAAAATCCTGATTACCCATATCAAGATTTTTATCCTAATTATATAAAGAAAAGAATGCTTGAACTCGGCGCAGCTTATTTTGGTCATATGCAAGTAGACAGAAAGGACAAAGAAAAACGAAAGGAGCTTATGCTTGAAAATTTTAAATTCTTCGGCGCTCCTGTCGGAGTATTCTTTCTCATGGAAAAAGGAATGAATTATTGGCCAACTCTTGATCTTGGAATCTTAATTGGAACTTTTTTAATTGCAGCTAGAGACGAAGGACTCGAAACAATCGCACAAGCCAGTCTTGCTGCATTCCCTGATATTGTTCGAAAAAATTTAGGTTTAGTGGATAATTGGACAGTGGCAGTCGGTGTTAGTCTTGGTTACGGAGATTTAGAGGATAATACGAATAAGTTCCAATCTCCTCGTGCAGAATCCGCTGAGATTATTCAATTCTTTGATTGA